In a single window of the Nicotiana tomentosiformis chromosome 10, ASM39032v3, whole genome shotgun sequence genome:
- the LOC138899813 gene encoding uncharacterized protein, whose product MEQFIIIATRDILPATTPSIPESWNFALENTESHFRAPFVASSQKSSISGIPPPAISTPSTASSAPDSPALPKRMEDVRSPRSPDHGNIENTFPAPIRNPDDKRRVTLSVSNEFYILFKPVGVANYLMPLASNKDQQKMEALSAECLINNIMLFSAQANLLASEGLQKMIQAKEELASERDRIAAERDQLAERLQALEARLVTMGELESMLEKSEQEKIIHNQEAAQLHEELEELKAKWVELQDAVTVAAELEYASMEQINNLKASLCSKIEEATAEEKRARMEQRFKKVMEQNSEHARTNTDLCRTYGIMRDENEQLQSKIKKLRSKLQDQEDSFLLEKTYVIYHMRRKTLEEAK is encoded by the exons ATGGAACAGTTCATTATCATTGCTACTAGGGACATCCTTCCGGCAACAACACCTTCTATCCCTGAATCTTGGAACTTTGCTC TTGAAAACACCGAGTCTCATTTCCGGGCTCCCTTTGTTGCTTCCAGTCAGAAGAGTTCTATCTCCGGTATTCCTCCACCTGCTATTTCAACACCGTCTACAGCATCATCAGCTCCTGATTCACCGGCCCTGCCTAAACGGATGGAAGATGTTCGTTCCCCTCGGTCACCCGACCATGGGAACATTGAGAACACTTTCCCGGCACCCATTAGAAACCCCGATGATAAACGTAGAGTTACTCTTTCGGTTTCGAATGAGTTTTATATACTCTTCAAGCCGGTGGGGGTTGCCAACTACTTGATGCCTTTAGCTTCGAACAAGGACCAACAGAAGATGGAAGCCCTTTCTGCCGAATGCTTGATTAATAATATCATGCTCTTCTCTGCTCAG GCTAACCTCCTTGCCTCCGAGGGCTTGCAAAAGATGATCCAAGCTAAAGAAGAACTTGCTTCTGAACGGGATCGGATCGCTGCTGAACGGGATCAACTTGCTGAGCGTCTCCAGGCTTTAGAAGCAAGACTTGTTACAATGGGCGAACTTGAATCCATGTTAGAGAAATCCGAGCAAGAAAAGATAATTCACAACCAAGAGGCTGCCCAACTGCATGAAGAACTTGAAGAGTTGAAGGCCAAGTGGGTTGAGCTGCAGGATGCTGTAACTGTCGCAGCCGAACTTGAGTATGCTTCCATGGAACAAATTAATAACCTGAAAGCAAGCTTATGTTCCAAAATCGAAGAGGCTACTGCCGAGGAGAAGAGAGCTAGGATGGAGCAAAGATTTAAAAAGGTCATGGAGCAGAACAGTGAACACGCAAGGACAAATACTGACCTTTGTCGGACCTATGGCATCATGAGGGATGAAAACGAGCAACTGCAGTCCAAAATCAAGAAGCTTCGATCCAAACTCCAAGATCAAGAAGACTCTTTCCTCCTTGAGAAAACTTATGTGATTTATCACATGAGGAGGAAGACTTTGGAGGAGGCCAAATAA
- the LOC138899812 gene encoding uncharacterized protein: MPFSLVYGAEALILVEIGEPTIRYLRENKEANNEEMLIKLDLLEERRNLAYLRIVAQKQRMERYYNCRANLRYFKVRDLVLRNVTQSTREVNAGKLGPTWEGPYRISAIISKGDILFKSTVNIRALSYETFIVKG, from the exons ATGcccttttcccttgtgtacggcgCAGAAGCTTTGATTTTGGTAGAGATCGGGGAACCGACCATAAGGTACTTACGGGAAAATAAGGAGGCGAATAATGAAGAAATGCTGATTAAGCTGGATTTGCTTGAAGAGCGTCGGAATTTAGCATATTTGAGGATAGTGGCACAAAAGCAAAGGATGGAAAGATATTATAACTGTAGAGCAAATCTTCGATATTTCAAAGTCAGAGATTTGGTTTTGCGGAATGTGACTCAAAGTACCCGAGAGGTTAATGCTGGAAAGCTAGGACCAACGTGGGAAGGACCTTACCGAATTTCAGCCATAATCAGTAAAG GAGACAtactcttcaagagcaccgtaaacataagggcCCTTTCTTATGAAACCTTCATAGTCAAAGGGTAA